CCGGCGCCGTAGAGCAGGTACGAGCCGTAGGTGGGCACCGCGGCGACGAAGGCCAGCGCGGCCCACGACTCCGGGGTCTTGGGGGCGAAGTCCACGAAGGGGAGCATGGCCAGGGCCCCGACGGGGAGCGCGTACAGGAAGAGGGTGGAGGCGTCGTAGCGGGCGAAGTAGCGCTTGCCGAAGAGGTAGTACAGCGCGTACGCCCCGCCCGAGGCGAGCCCCCACGCGAGCGCCGCGGGGGTGATCCGCACCCCGCCGTCTCCGGACCCCAGCGCGATCCCCGCCACCCCGGCGAACGCCAGCGCCAGCGCGGCGAGCTTCCGCGCGCCCATCCGCTCGTGCAGGAAGAGCCAGGCGAGGACCGCCACCCACATCGGGGCGGTGTAGAGGAGCACCGAGGCGAGCGCGGCCCCGCCCTCCCGCACGGCCATGAAGTACGCCCCGTACAGGAACGCCACCCCCACCAGCCCGAACCCCGCCACCGCC
This window of the Longimicrobiaceae bacterium genome carries:
- a CDS encoding EamA family transporter codes for the protein MRGKTSFPIGRGMGYFYVFCAGVLWGLLGPVSRVALDAGLGPLEIAFWRAAIAAGLFAAHAGLRRRVRVARRDLPAVAGFGLVGVAFLYGAYFMAVREGGAALASVLLYTAPMWVAVLAWLFLHERMGARKLAALALAFAGVAGIALGSGDGGVRITPAALAWGLASGGAYALYYLFGKRYFARYDASTLFLYALPVGALAMLPFVDFAPKTPESWAALAFVAAVPTYGSYLLYGAGLKRIEATRAATVATVEPVVAAVAAYFAWGERWSPSGYLFAGLVLAGVLLMVSEREPGAPHPEHP